The Pricia mediterranea genome includes a window with the following:
- the greA gene encoding transcription elongation factor GreA, which translates to MSKVSYYTEEGIKKLRDDLKHLKDVERPKASRAIGEARDKGDLSENAEYDAAKEAQGLLELKISKMEETLSNARVIDESQLDTSKVLVLSTVKLKNHNNGAEMKYTLVAESEADLKSGKISVSSPIGKGLLGKKVGDTAEINVPNGTLKFDILEITR; encoded by the coding sequence ATGAGCAAGGTATCTTATTACACAGAAGAGGGAATAAAAAAATTGAGGGATGACTTAAAGCATCTGAAGGATGTAGAGCGCCCTAAAGCTTCACGAGCCATCGGGGAGGCCCGCGATAAGGGCGATTTGTCGGAGAATGCGGAATATGATGCCGCAAAGGAAGCCCAAGGGCTGCTGGAGCTGAAGATTTCGAAAATGGAGGAAACCCTTTCAAACGCCCGAGTTATTGATGAATCGCAACTCGATACCTCAAAAGTTTTGGTGCTATCTACCGTAAAACTAAAGAACCATAACAACGGGGCCGAAATGAAATACACCCTTGTGGCTGAAAGCGAAGCGGATCTGAAATCGGGCAAGATATCGGTAAGCTCTCCCATCGGAAAGGGCCTTCTGGGCAAAAAAGTGGGGGATACTGCGGAAATCAACGTGCCGAACGGGACTTTAAAATTCGATATTCTAGAAATCACAAGATAA